The Phycisphaerae bacterium region GCGGCAGCGAGTCCGGCACTTGCTGTCCGGCGAGCAAGAAACGCCCTTCATACAGATGGCTACGAACGGTCGCGCCAAGGTGCAGCAACAAGCCCCGAAACATCGAATGCCCCCTCTGATGCCGGGACGCGCAAGCCTCTGCCCCTCAGCTCAGATGGAATATACCCGCGATTGATGCCGTGTCCAAGATCCCAGATGACGGAAAGGCCATGTTGCTGCGCGAGCTGTCACGCGGCCTCGCGCGGCGGTCCGCACCGACCCGTGCGACAATGGCCCAATCGCCCCGTCAGCCGCAGCCGATGCCTGGCAAACCACTCGTATCCGGCGTCGAAGCAGCGGCGAAGGATCGGCCAGTTCGTCGGAGCCAGCAGCCAGCCCCACCCCACGGCGTCGTAGGCTCGTCTGAAAACCTGCATGCCCTTGACCAGCCGCCCGGTGCTCAGCACGCCATGAATCTGGCCCATCAGTTGATCCGTCGTTACTCCGTAACGGCCGGCGTCAAACTCCGGGCTGGTGATGTCCTCCAGCAACACCTTGCCGCGCCCGCCGTCAAGCCAGCGGAGCAGGTCGGCTTCTCGGCGACACAGCGGGCACTCGCCATCGTACAGGACTTTGATTTCCCATCGGTCCATGTCTGCACTCCCCTTTATCTGGTACTTGTCTGATCCATCGTAGGTCGACCCATCAACGATTGCCACAGCGTCGAGCTGCGATCATAAACAGTTGCGGGGCAATGGACTAACGGCCATCTGGCCAGCGGCTGGTTCTGAACGTGCCCTGAGGCATCGCGGGATGAGCTACAGAAGGTGGAGCAGCGTCCAGTCCCTCACGACGGCGGTGCCGAACCCGCGATCAGAAACGACCGACGAAAACAGCGGCCTTTCTTCCTCGCTCAAGAAGGCGCCCTGGACCGTTTGTTGACGATCGGGAACATCGATGACAGGATGGCAAAATGAGTGCAGGCGCATGCGGCTTGCGGTTCGGTCGTGGCCTGCGGTCCGGTTCTCCGTTCGTATTGGAGCACAACTATGTTCGGGGCCCTGTTAGCCATTGCGTCGGTTTCTTCACTTCTGCCGAATGTCCCTGCGACCCAAGCCACAGACGAGCACGGTCCGGGCAGGGCTGCGGTGCCGCTCGGGTTCGTATTGGAGCCCGCCAAGCAGGTTCCCGTAGCCTATGACGTCGACGTGGCAGTCGCCGGGGCAGGTGTTTCGGGCGTCTTTGCGGCCTTGGCCGCCGCTCGGGAGGGGGCCAGCACCGTCCTGATCGACCGCTTTGGCAGCGTCGGAGGAAACATCGGGCCGGGTCTGTACTCGCCGGCCAACGAATTCGTCGACCGCAGCCGCAACATCAAGCAGGGCGCGCCCGACGATCCGATCAAGGGCGAGATCGCCGGTTTGGTTAAGGAATTTGCCGAGCGGTTCTCCGCCCTGAAGCCGCATCCACAATCCGTCGGCGACTCGAATATGGCTGAGTACGTCTCCTTCTGCATGCTCAAGGAGGCGGGCGTCAAGCTGATCCTGTCGGCCTATGTGGCCGACCCCATCATCGAGGGCAACAGAGTCCGCGGCCTGTTCGTGGAGACCAAGTCCGGCCGTCAGGCCGTGCGAGCGAAGGTCGTCGTCGACGCAACCGGCGACGCGGATCTGGCCCGCCGAGCGGGTCTACCGGTGCTCTACCCGCAGGCAAGCGGCCATGAGTTCGACGGGCACGCCCCCACGGGCATGGGCACGCGCGCCATCGTCGCGGGCATCGATCCCCAGAAGTTCAA contains the following coding sequences:
- a CDS encoding DUF393 domain-containing protein, encoding MDRWEIKVLYDGECPLCRREADLLRWLDGGRGKVLLEDITSPEFDAGRYGVTTDQLMGQIHGVLSTGRLVKGMQVFRRAYDAVGWGWLLAPTNWPILRRCFDAGYEWFARHRLRLTGRLGHCRTGRCGPPREAA